Proteins co-encoded in one Euleptes europaea isolate rEulEur1 chromosome 1, rEulEur1.hap1, whole genome shotgun sequence genomic window:
- the TMEM220 gene encoding transmembrane protein 220: protein MGFPADSSAEAAGGPLPPSSGAASRLWRLSNFAMAVFFGLAGAVQVNDPDPGLWIVAYTVPAVLTLVVSLNPPVADNVVWRSLSDVHSAACVIGTAILGYSLLSNAQKNILHEEEGRELFGLVIVTVWMSLCRSSAKNSLGGVRLAIAVILSLSPFIMWLYIYVNSEMRASWPSHCKTVI from the exons ATGGGGTTTCCCGCAGATTCCTCGGCCGAGGCGGCCGGAGGCCCCCTTCCCCCGTCCTCGGGTGCCGCCAGCCGGCTCTGGAGACTCAGCAACTTCGCCATGGCCGTCTTCTTCGGGCTAGCTGGGGCCGTGCAG GTCAATGACCCTGATCCAGGACTTTGGATA GTTGCCTACACTGTGCCTGCAGTTCTCACGTTGGTTGTCAGCCTTAATCCACCAGTTGCAG ATAACGTTGTATGGAGGAGTCTATCAGATGTTCACTCAGCGGCTTGTGTTATTGGTACTGCCATTTTGGGGTACTCTTTGTTGTCTAATGCTCAAAAGAACATCTTGCATGAAGAAGAAGGCAG AGAGTTATTTGGTCTGGTGATTGTTACAGTCTGGATGAGCCTATGTCGTAGTTCAGCAAA AAATAGCCTTGGTGGAGTTCGTCTAGCTATTGCAGTTATTCTCTCGCTTTCCCCATTTATAATGTGGCTGTACATCTATGTGAATTCAGAGATgcgggcatcctggccatctcaCTGCAAAACAGTTATTTAA